The following are encoded in a window of Flavobacterium psychrotrophum genomic DNA:
- a CDS encoding Glu/Leu/Phe/Val family dehydrogenase, producing the protein MNTEIIKHNPFESMLDRFNKAADLLHVSDVLRQKLQTPEKIVKVNFDIELDNGQLKSFEGFRVVHSTVLGPSKGGIRYNTCVNLDEVKALAAWMTWKTAVNGIPFGGAKGGVICNPLDYSKAELERITRAYTSKLAHVFGPDKDVPAPDMGTGADEMGWLMDEFSKIHGKKMPGVVTGKHLKHGGSVGRVEATGRGVSIITLLALEHMKINPMGAKVAIQGFGNVGMYTALFLYEKGMKIVAVSDVNTALCNIYGLNIPELIVYYNENKSFAGYTKANVIQHEELLELPVDVLIPAAMENAITDENAGNIKAMLIVEVANGPVSSDADIILKSNHVLVVPDVLANAGGVTVSYFEWLQNSLNQKWDVAQVNFRMEQVLQKSFHEVFSTAELYTISPRIAAYVIALDRVAKKTEEQMGMDTVAGLQLNTLK; encoded by the coding sequence ATGAATACAGAAATAATAAAGCATAACCCATTTGAGAGCATGCTTGACCGTTTTAATAAAGCTGCTGATTTATTACACGTTAGCGATGTCCTACGCCAGAAATTACAAACACCGGAAAAAATTGTTAAGGTAAATTTTGATATAGAGCTGGATAACGGGCAATTGAAATCTTTTGAAGGTTTCCGTGTGGTACACTCAACTGTATTAGGCCCGTCTAAAGGTGGCATACGTTATAATACCTGTGTAAACCTTGACGAGGTTAAAGCTCTTGCGGCATGGATGACCTGGAAAACAGCCGTTAACGGTATTCCGTTTGGCGGGGCTAAAGGCGGTGTTATTTGCAACCCGCTTGATTACTCTAAAGCCGAACTGGAACGTATTACCAGGGCATATACCAGTAAGCTTGCGCATGTGTTCGGCCCCGATAAAGATGTACCTGCCCCCGATATGGGCACAGGTGCCGATGAAATGGGATGGCTGATGGACGAGTTTTCGAAGATACATGGCAAAAAAATGCCCGGTGTTGTAACCGGTAAACACCTTAAGCATGGTGGCTCTGTAGGGCGTGTAGAGGCAACAGGCCGTGGCGTAAGCATTATAACGCTGCTTGCCCTGGAGCACATGAAAATAAACCCGATGGGCGCAAAGGTAGCGATACAGGGTTTTGGTAATGTTGGCATGTATACTGCACTGTTTTTATATGAAAAAGGAATGAAGATAGTAGCAGTAAGCGATGTAAACACTGCCTTATGCAATATTTACGGGCTCAATATTCCTGAGCTTATTGTTTATTACAATGAGAATAAAAGCTTTGCAGGATACACTAAAGCAAATGTTATACAGCATGAAGAATTACTTGAATTGCCTGTAGATGTTCTTATTCCTGCTGCGATGGAAAATGCAATAACCGATGAAAATGCCGGCAACATTAAAGCAATGTTAATTGTAGAAGTAGCTAACGGTCCAGTTTCGTCTGATGCGGATATCATACTTAAATCAAACCATGTACTGGTTGTTCCTGATGTATTGGCTAATGCAGGTGGGGTAACGGTATCTTACTTTGAATGGCTGCAAAATTCCCTTAACCAAAAATGGGATGTTGCCCAGGTAAATTTCCGAATGGAACAGGTACTTCAAAAAAGTTTCCACGAAGTTTTCTCCACAGCCGAACTATACACCATTTCACCAAGGATTGCCGCTTACGTAATAGCTTTAGACAGGGTAGCAAAAAAAACTGAGGAACAGATGGGTATGGATACTGTAGCCGGATTGCAGTTAAATACTTTAAAATAA